Genomic segment of Apium graveolens cultivar Ventura chromosome 7, ASM990537v1, whole genome shotgun sequence:
CTACCAGAATATAGTAGGCTTTGGTCAAAAGGTTTATTTTCCGGACACCCCAACTAATACCACGCCAAACCGTCTCAGGCACGACACTTTGGCCGAGAGTTCTTTAAGAATAATAGTAATAAAACAAGGTTCAATATCAGAGATGTAAAGTACACTGTGTATTAGCTCAAGTAAAATTAAGAACCAAAATACATTCAACAGATATTTATTTATTCTGACCGTAACTTAATTATGGGCCATATTTTCTAGTCTTCATCCTTTTCGCATCAGCTCAGGTACTTCCTCCATCCTCTATACAGCTAGACCTGGAATGCTTCATTTTCTGTCTTCACTGCTCCTGCAAGAAATGCCTCCACTGCTTCTTTTTGAGGTTTTTCCAACTCACATGCTACTTTCTCATTTGCCTCAGcagcttcattttcattttcttactGATCGAATACATTCTACTTTGTCTCGACAGTTGCTTTTTCAGTTAATTGTTGTTCTGATGTTTTCTCCTTTGTCTCTTTGCCTGATGCTGCAAGGAAGGTTTACCAATGTACCATTAGCATCGTCACATTGTCTAAGAAAGATGATGATGCTTATTACTATTCCCTCTGTTTTCAAATATTCATATACCTTTGTAGTACCAAATACCATTCCCCTGTTTCAAAGTATTAGTAGTCGCAGAGGAGCATTTGTCAGCTTGACCAGTTTTGGGCTGGTCAAACCATACCAGACCAATTATATAGATTTCCAGATTATAAAATGAAACCAAACCGGTTATACACTAAAAGGTTTGGCCGATTTTAGTAAACTGTATAAATGACATAATTGTACCACAATCTATGTTACTCAGACTCGGCTAGAGGTGTCCGACATGGACACGTGTCCAAGTATGagactcaaaaacattttgaaaaatatacCTATTTTTGACTTCAAATAAGTGTCCAAGTCTGAGTGTACATGTTCAAATGTCTAGTATTCGACACGGGTACTCAAAGGGTACTCGAAGATAAAATgaagagtccgagtaacatagaCCACAATCACTAATTTTCATTCAAAAGTGCCAATCCTGAACTTTTTGAAATAATAGTCGAAAGTACTACCTATCAATGTCATTGTGAATTAAAAATGGTATACAGTAACCTATCATTTTTTAGAACTCCTACTTTCATTTAACTTCACAAGGTTACAAATGAAATAGAATATAACTACACTTCCAGAGAAAATAATGGAAGTAAAATAACTACTCAAACCTTCCATCACAGATTTAGAATAAAGTAATACTTTTCAGGCCCCATAAGCATATGAATAGTAAAACTTCTATGGGATTTACTGCCATATTAAGTTTGTTAGTGTGTAATATACAGGGATGGACAATGAAAGTAATATAAATTGTAGAGGTGAGAGATTAAAGGATTATTATAGACCAATATACGAGTTACATACATAAAACATTCCAACTCTAAGTTTGAGTTGAGTAAAACCTAGGAAAATAAAACCAGTTTAACAGAATCAAAACTAGAACATGAATGCAAATCGAAAATTACTTATGCACAACTAGAAGAGACTAAACAAGTAATTATGTAAAAAATAAAAGAGTCAAAATTAGAACAGGAATAAAAACAAATCCAAAATTACTTATTGCACAACTAGAAGAGACTAATCAAGTAATTTTATGAAAACAGAGTTACTGTGAGAAATTTCATTTGCCATTGTTAGAAGGAAAAAGGTTCagagaaaaataaaaataaaaattaaaaaaggaGGCTGAGAGAAGTGATCTTGGTTCAACGCGAGACACATAATATTGTTACCCTAAGTTcctaattatataaaatatagaTTATATTCTGAGCACGATTCAATTCATTTCATCTAGAATAATCATTGCAGTTTTGAATTGAAATATAGACCTGTCTGATAAAAAAAAAGAATTCAAGCATTATTAGATATTTTCGGTGCTCCCTAGAACACTATTATTACCATAATTGCAAAACCAGTGAATTTGGATTCAATGTATACAGACTCTCCTCCCACCTGCAAAAAAAACGAGCGTGTAGCCGCGTTTTATCAAAAATAGGAACTTTAATCTCAGGTCTCAGTAGAGTTTCAGGGGACAGTAGACAAGACAAAGGAAACACATCATTTGCTTCGCTTTAAAAAGCACAAAATCATTCTATCCTGACACTAGACTCAAGAACAAAGATAAGTGAGCAGGTCTGTAATTGATCAAGATTTAAATCCTCAATAAACGCATCCAAAAACTCATCCATAATGATGTGAAAAAGACGATTTGGGTGGAGGAGGCCTATCCTAAAAATCCATATGATGATGAACGAAAGTATAATAAAAAGAGAacttttatattattaattattaatttatttagttTAGCATACATCAGTACAAATAACACAATGCAAACATGAAAATAGAAATAATACCAAATTACCTGATATCCATGTACACCACGAATCACAATCATACTCTACAACACCAGCAATCcatcaatatttccaattcatacctACTACAAAAATTCACCATCAGATTTCCCATATAAACACAAACACATGACTATAAAACAGTTAACCACTATTTTTATCCAAAAAATCCATATGAACACATTAAAATAAACAGACTGATCCTGACTAAAATGGTAAATAATTGATAATTCAGGGACATAAAAGGATATGTTAATTTGTCATATATGTTCAGGGGATATAAGCAATATTTTGTTCCAAAACAGAATGGCCAAATTGCCTCCCTCCTGACCCCCTTCTTTgcttattttatatatattagatCATGATGCTTGCTTGTGCTGTGTTACAATACAGCATGGTATCACAAGATAGTAGATAAAAGTCTCGGAGAATCATATTTAAACATTGGATTTTAAAGTTCATACCAATGAAAAGAGTTCTAGGCTAGAGATGTCAAGAACATTGTGTATTAGCTCAAGAAACATTAAACCAACAATACAttcaaaatataatttatttttcctGATCATAACTATATTACGAGAAATACTTTTTAGCCTTCATCCTTTTCAGCTCAGGTACTACCTCCATGATCCCCACAGCTAGACTCTTTTTTTTTGTTTACAGTATGATTCATTAGAAACTTACGTACTTCTGCAAGAAATATTCAACTGCTTCTTTTTCAGTTTTTCCTGCTGAAATGCTACACTTGGAGTGCGTCTTTCGCTTCCCACAGGATGATTCATTAGATTGTCCCGCGCTTCTGCAAAAAATGCCTCAACTGCTTCTTTTTGAGTTTTTTCCTGCACAGATGTTACACTTGGAGTGTGTCTTTTCCTTCCTACAGGATGATTCATTAAATTGTTCCTCGCTTCTGCAAGAAATGCCTCAACTGCTTCTTTTTGAGTTTTTTCCTGCTCAGATGCTACACTTGAAGTGAGTCCTTTCCTGCCTACAGGATGATTCATTAGATTGTCCCACGCTTCTGCAAGAAATGCCTCAACTTCTTCTTTTTGAGTTTTTTCCTGCTCAGATGCTATACTTGGAGTGCGTGTTTTCCCGCCTACAGGATGATTCATTAAATTGTCCCATGCTTCTGCAAGAAATGCCTCTACTGCTTCTTTCTGAGTTTTTTCCTGCTCAGATACTTTCTCCTTTGTCTCAGCAACTTGTTTTTCAGTTTTTTCCTGCTCAGATGCTACAGTTGGAGTGCGCCTTTTCCTGCCTACAGGATGATTCATTAGATTGTCCCGCGCTTTTGCAAGAAACTCCTCTCCTGCTTCTTTCTGAGTTTTTTCCTGTCCAAATACTTTTTCCTTTGTCTCAGGATCTTCTTCATCAGTTTTCACCTGCTGGAATATTTTCTCCTTCGTCTCTGCAGTTTCTTTTTCAGCCTTTATTTGTTCAGATGTTTTCTCCTTTGTCTCTTTACCTGAGGCTGCAAGGGAGGTTCACCAATGTAGCATTAGCATCATCGTGACATGGTCTACGATAGACTATGAGACTTGCCACAATTCCATCTGTCCTCAAATATTAGTCTACCTGTGTAGTACCAAATACTATTCCCTCTGTTTCCCCAAGTATTAGTAGTTGCAGGTGAGCAGCTTACAGTTTGACCAGTGTATTAGTAGTTGCACATGAGCATCAGTCGGTTTCACTGGTCAAACCGTATCAACCTACATATTTCGGTTTCCAAACTATCAAACTGAAACCGAACTAGTCAAACTACACTTTGGTTTGGACGGTTTCTGGTTTTAGATCACTAAATTGTAAAAATGACAAAAAATTTCTGCAAGCACTAATTTTCATTGAAAAGTACAAATCCAGCCCTTTAAGAAATCATAGTTGGCATGAATACATTATTCATTTTTACATTATGTCTGCGgataataaatagattatcagTCCCCCAGTCCCCCAACATACACTATGATTCAAATTTCGCATTATTACCAATCAAGTTATGGCTTTCGGCTTCTGGACTGTGACGAAGATATCCAATTGCTGCATCAGTATTCACCCTCATCAGCATGCGTAGCTTCCTGTCagaatttatatatataagttttCACATCACAGGCACAATAAAAATTATATTGGTTGATTGCTTATGCATTCACAAGTTAACTGTTTTCAAAATTGAAAATTTTGCCATTTAACTCTTTCACCGGTAATTACATTCTGAAAGTTTATCATTTTTTCAAACTCTTTCTTTCATTTAACTTCAGAGTTAGAAATGGGATAGAGTATAACTACACTTTCAAAGAAATAGCTGTGATCCTCAATACCAATGAATAATGATCAGTGTGTGAAACGTTGACTAGTTGACATAATGGAACTAAATAACTACTAAAACCCTCCTCCACCACACAgatgaataataataaaatacTTTTCAGGCCCCCAAGCTTATGTATAGTAAAAATTCTAATAGATTTATTGTCATATAGCATTTTTAGTGTGTACTAAATGGGGACGAACAATGAAAGTCATGTCAATTGTTTAGGTTGGGGATTAAAGGAATTTATCAGCCAAAATTTCAAATGAAAATCTTAGAATAACAAGAGGAAAGATATCTGACTTCCGAATTTGAGACAAGCTATTTCCAATACAGACTTTAACACTGTGTTCAAgaatcaagaaagaaaagaaagtttttGTAAATTGGTTATTTTCTTATCTCTCTAACTCTTCCTTAAAGTGTGAAGAAAATTTTGGAGATTAACAAAAAAGGAATTTTTCCCCAAATCTTTAGTGATCTTTCAATTCGTTCTAAAAATTCATTTGGGAACAAGTCCAAGAAATCTAATCTTACccttttatttcttttctttccaaaaaaAAGTTTCTAGAACACAGTGTACGATAAAGGCAATAATTGACTGAATATTTTTTTTGATAAATACCATAAATTAGAAAAATTATGTACAATGAACAATAGGATTGTGAAAGTAATTATATACAAAAGCTTATAAGATTTCCCGAACAAAAAGATGAAACATCGTCCATCAAACACAATTATAGAAATAAAACGTTGAAAAGCCAAGTTTGTATGAAGTCAAAAACTAGAACAAAAATACCAAATTGAGAACGATCGATCAAAATTAGAAATAGATGTAGATCCAAATCCAAAATAACTTATCGCATAATTAAAAGAAGCTGATCGAATCTGATAAAAAAAAGATTTACATACCTAAGTGAGACACCTGGCCTGTTGCTACTCTGAGAAATTTCGTTTGCCATTGTTACAGAGAATAAAAACAGTAGGTGGCTGCGAGAAGCGACCTAGGGTTGAAGAGACACACAAAGTCGCATAACTTTGT
This window contains:
- the LOC141672470 gene encoding uncharacterized protein LOC141672470 isoform X1, which encodes MANEISQSSNRPGVSLRKLRMLMRVNTDAAIGYLRHSPEAESHNLIASGKETKEKTSEQIKAEKETAETKEKIFQQVKTDEEDPETKEKVFGQEKTQKEAGEEFLAKARDNLMNHPVGRKRRTPTVASEQEKTEKQVAETKEKVSEQEKTQKEAVEAFLAEAWDNLMNHPVGGKTRTPSIASEQEKTQKEEVEAFLAEAWDNLMNHPVGRKGLTSSVASEQEKTQKEAVEAFLAEARNNLMNHPVGRKRHTPSVTSVQEKTQKEAVEAFFAEARDNLMNHPVGSERRTPSVAFQQEKLKKKQLNISCRSTRYELEILMDCWCCRV
- the LOC141672470 gene encoding uncharacterized protein LOC141672470 isoform X3; its protein translation is MLMRVNTDAAIGYLRHSPEAESHNLIASGKETKEKTSEQIKAEKETAETKEKIFQQVKTDEEDPETKEKVFGQEKTQKEAGEEFLAKARDNLMNHPVGRKRRTPTVASEQEKTEKQVAETKEKVSEQEKTQKEAVEAFLAEAWDNLMNHPVGGKTRTPSIASEQEKTQKEEVEAFLAEAWDNLMNHPVGRKGLTSSVASEQEKTQKEAVEAFLAEARNNLMNHPVGRKRHTPSVTSVQEKTQKEAVEAFFAEARDNLMNHPVGSERRTPSVAFQQEKLKKKQLNISCRSTRYELEILMDCWCCRV
- the LOC141672470 gene encoding uncharacterized protein LOC141672470 isoform X2 encodes the protein MANEISQSSNRPGVSLRKLRMLMRVNTDAAIGYLRHSPEAESHNLIASGKETKEKTSEQIKAEKETAETKEKIFQQVKTDEEDPETKEKVFGQEKTQKEAGEEFLAKARDNLMNHPVGRKRRTPTVASEQEKTEKQVAETKEKVSEQEKTQKEAVEAFLAEAWDNLMNHPVGGKTRTPSIASEQEKTQKEEVEAFLAEAWDNLMNHPVGRKGLTSSVASEQEKTQKEAVEAFLAEARNNLMNHPVGRKRHTPSVTSVQEKTQKEAVEAFFAEARDNLMNHPVGSERRTPSVAFQQEKLKKKQLNISCRSTYELEILMDCWCCRV